GCCTCGAAGGGACTCGGGATCTGCACACTCTCGGTGAAGCGGTCGGCCCGCGACAGACCGACCGACTCGGCGAAGGGCAGGAAGTCCGACTCGACCGCCAGGGTCGCACTGGTCGTGATCACGCTGCGGTAGTGGGCGTTCCAGAGGCGCCCGAGGGGGTCCTCCACCGTGAGCGGAGCCGCGACCAGTCCGCGCAGACCACCGCGTCCCGCCCAGTCGAGCCAGTACACCCAGTCCTCGTCGTCGGCCGCCTCGCAGAAGGCGATCTGCGCGCGGAATTCGCGGTGGAACTCGAGCAACGAGGCCAATCCCTCGCGCTCCTCGGAGATCGACGCACCCTGTTCCTCGACCTCCGCGCCCAGCGCGAGCAGTCGCGCGAGATCGCGTTCCAGGGTCTCGCCGGCGGTGTGCAACGCGGCGCTGCGGTCACGCAGCGGCGCGAAGGCCTCGTCGGCGTCGTGGATCCGATGCGTTCCGGGGCGGCCGGAGTCCGACCCCAGGCGGGCCGCTGCCAGTTCGGCCAGGGCCGTGTACCAGATCAGGAAGGTCTCGAGGAAATGCTCCAGCGCGCGATCCGTGGCGCGCGCACACGCCTCGGTGTCGGCATCGCCCCCGGCAGACCGCACCACGTGCGAGAAGACCTCGCGCAGCGCACCGGCTGTGCTGCGATCTCCAGTGAGGTTGCGATAGACCTCCAGACGCTCGGGCGCGATCCAGTGGCTGAGCGCACGCGTGGCCACGTCGTGCAGATGATGAGCCTCGTCGACCACGAGCACCCGTGCCGGCCCCACCAGCGACTGGCCGCTGCGCAGGTCCATCATGAGCAGAGCGTGGTTGACGACCACCACCGGTGCCTCGCGCGCGCGCCGTCGCGCCCGCACCACGAAGCACACGGGATCGCGGTGGCAGATGTGCGGTGAACACGGCTCGACCGACTCGAAGAAATGCAGCCAGTGGTCGGCGAACCATGGGTGGTCGGCGATTTCCTCGCGGCGGCCCTCACGGCTGTACCGCGACCACAGCAGGAGCGCGAACTGCGCGAGCGCCCCTTCGCTCGATTCGACGCGGGCGTGCGAGACTCGGCGTAGCTGGCGGCGGCACAGGTAGTTGTTACGGCCGAGCAGCAGCCGCACCTCGCCCGGATACCCCAGCCGTTCGAGCAGGGGGAGGTCGTGATCGATCAACTGCGACTGCAGGTTCCGCGTGTGGGTGCTCACGACCACGCGCTCGCCCGTGCGTCCTCCGTGCAGGAGCGACGGGACCAGATAGGCCAGCGACTTCCCGATTCCCGTTCCTGCTTCGACCATCAGGTGTTCCTGACGATCGAGCGCCTTCGCCACGCTCTCGGACATGTCCCGTTGACCGGCACGGAACTCGAACCCGTCGCCGATGAGACGCGCCAGCGCTCCGTCGGGGCCGAGGATCTCCTCGGGAGTCCGGTCGTTCCACGCGGCCCAGTGCTCGTCGTCGACGTCGCGCCGCCGTTCCTCGGCGGCCGTGTCGGGACGAAGGCCTTCGGGAGGTTCGGCCACGGCCCGCAGCGGGGTCGACTCGAGCAGGTGGACCATCCAAGGAGCGTGAGCGGACAGTGCTCGCACCCGCGCGTGCCTCCACGCGTCGTCCTGCTCGCGCCAGAACGCGACCCACCACACGACGAGCGCCGCCGTCGACTGCAGCGCCGACTCGAGGTCGAGCCGGTTGTCGATCGTACCCAGCACATCGACGTGATGACGCAGCACTTCGGCTCGGGCCGGCCAGAGTGTGTGCAGGAGCGTGGTCAGATCGGGTTCGGTGTCCAACGTGACGTGTTGGCCCGGAGGAAGCGTGCCTTCGGCGTCGACGAACCCGGTCTCTCCACCGTCGAGCGGAACGCACACCCGCACGCCCCCGGGACGGGCGATGGGTGCCGTCAACCACACGCGCGCCGTCACGCGTCGGCTCCTTCGCCGAGTTCCTCACGGAACCGTGCTTCGTCCCAGATCTCGACGCCCAGTTCCTGCGCCCGGGAGAGCTTGCTACCCGCCGACCCACCGGCCACGAGCACATCGGTCCGGCCACTCACACTGCCGGTGACCCTTCCCCCGAGTTCCTCGATCCGGGCCTTCGCCTCGCGGCGTTCCATGGTCTCGAGCGAACCCGTGAGGACGAAGTTGCGTCCGGCGAACGCAGTGTCCTGCGCGACCGGCTCGGCAACCTCTTCCTCGGTGGCCAGCAGTCCGAGTCCGACCAGCTCGTCGTGGACCTCGCGATTGCGCTGCAGCTCCTCGTACAGGCTCTTCGCGGTGATGGCCCCGAAGTCCGCGACGTCTTCGAGTGCGACGACGTCGGCGGCGCGCAGTCGATCGAAGCCTCCGAAGTGACGAGCGAGTTGTCGCGCCGCAGCGATCCCGACGTGACGCATCCCCAGCGCGAAGATCTGATTGCCCAGGGGTCGTTGCTTCGAACGCTCGACGAAGCCCATCAGCTTGTCGGCGCTCTTCTCCCCCCATCCCGGGAGTTCCACGACGTCCTCGCGCCGCAGGCGATACAGATCGGCCGGCCCCCGCAGCATGCCGCGCTCGAGCATGAGATCGACCCACTTCTCGCCGAGTCCTTCGATGTTCATGGCGTCGCGGCCGACGAAGTGGAGGATGCGGCCCCGCAACTGGGCCGGACACACCGCGTTCAGACAGCGCACGGCCACCTGTCCTTCCTCGCGGTACAGCGCCGAGCCGCAACTCGGGCAGGTCGCGGGTAGATGGTAGGGCTCGCTGGTGGCCGGGCGTTTCTCGACGACGACCCCGACGACCTTCGGGATCACGTCGCCGCCCTTCTGCACGATCACGGTGTCGCCCTCGCGGATGTCCTTGCGATCGATCTCGTCCTGGTTGTGCAGCGTGGCCC
This region of Candidatus Krumholzibacteriia bacterium genomic DNA includes:
- a CDS encoding helicase C-terminal domain-containing protein gives rise to the protein MTARVWLTAPIARPGGVRVCVPLDGGETGFVDAEGTLPPGQHVTLDTEPDLTTLLHTLWPARAEVLRHHVDVLGTIDNRLDLESALQSTAALVVWWVAFWREQDDAWRHARVRALSAHAPWMVHLLESTPLRAVAEPPEGLRPDTAAEERRRDVDDEHWAAWNDRTPEEILGPDGALARLIGDGFEFRAGQRDMSESVAKALDRQEHLMVEAGTGIGKSLAYLVPSLLHGGRTGERVVVSTHTRNLQSQLIDHDLPLLERLGYPGEVRLLLGRNNYLCRRQLRRVSHARVESSEGALAQFALLLWSRYSREGRREEIADHPWFADHWLHFFESVEPCSPHICHRDPVCFVVRARRRAREAPVVVVNHALLMMDLRSGQSLVGPARVLVVDEAHHLHDVATRALSHWIAPERLEVYRNLTGDRSTAGALREVFSHVVRSAGGDADTEACARATDRALEHFLETFLIWYTALAELAAARLGSDSGRPGTHRIHDADEAFAPLRDRSAALHTAGETLERDLARLLALGAEVEEQGASISEEREGLASLLEFHREFRAQIAFCEAADDEDWVYWLDWAGRGGLRGLVAAPLTVEDPLGRLWNAHYRSVITTSATLAVESDFLPFAESVGLSRADRFTESVQIPSPFEAERQSLVLTSIDLPEPDDPHFATRVAETVAAIATAVPTKILVLSTSYRFIDQLESELADRLAPSDDDLFADVPPVRPDLLVQRPGLARAALAERFRLAEAAVLVATGSFWEGVDFPGRQLEVLVVPRLPFSVPTDPLVEGRTERARRLGRDPFHDVTLVDAVLRLKQGVGRLLRTSDDRGAVLLLDHRLQSRGYGVRFLNSLPRICDIVPDLDAVARRTVDFLRGRNERA
- the ligA gene encoding NAD-dependent DNA ligase LigA; the encoded protein is TENLRTIDDVPEVVDTGRARALFGDSPFFEIRGEVYMPTVAFAAFNETRREEGLESFRNPRNATAGSLKTLDVAEVRKRPLHFWAYAMAVPGAPAIGTHTAELDALEELGFPVPERWRVRSLDDLFETLEELGRRRADLEYQIDGAVIKLDDAERWPELGSTAKSPRYALAYKFEAEQAVTRLASIEASVGRTGVVTPVANLQPVPIAGTTVARATLHNQDEIDRKDIREGDTVIVQKGGDVIPKVVGVVVEKRPATSEPYHLPATCPSCGSALYREEGQVAVRCLNAVCPAQLRGRILHFVGRDAMNIEGLGEKWVDLMLERGMLRGPADLYRLRREDVVELPGWGEKSADKLMGFVERSKQRPLGNQIFALGMRHVGIAAARQLARHFGGFDRLRAADVVALEDVADFGAITAKSLYEELQRNREVHDELVGLGLLATEEEVAEPVAQDTAFAGRNFVLTGSLETMERREAKARIEELGGRVTGSVSGRTDVLVAGGSAGSKLSRAQELGVEIWDEARFREELGEGADA